A single genomic interval of Venturia canescens isolate UGA unplaced genomic scaffold, ASM1945775v1 PGA_scaffold_39__1_contigs__length_154694, whole genome shotgun sequence harbors:
- the LOC122418714 gene encoding translation initiation factor IF-2-like, giving the protein MSGINKDEKVRTDTGLPTTQPSGDRGGSAGGGVDTSHVNEASAASRTSSMGPPASPGMKRTAVRSEGESAGGSSAAESCVSAGRPGPASSKGPSIRAKKAPARKRQAFRGVSASHRPCSQSDGAVSDASVSEAGMDADGSETETPWPSGPQQPRPSGEAEVVPAPASDARPNATWETVRRKKASKKKKGGARPEQRSRSAPRQTPAGPAAPAAAPAPTTVELQVPSTAFGGEGPVRKVNVTELVARAEQLAKEVRDFTKDPANRINKSVASFIEDRFSGVLSLLVAATGKIEGLRGECFGLRFAHGALLRRVGAPAGSGRQDPRPEAIAAPAAPAAPGRARTFAEAAGGALPPPGGAVPRPVEPGAFPRRRPVRREPRVPEHAVLIKAAEGPMEPAQVKERLKTLVNPGSASVCVVGVRTVRGGVLVETSKEEELNFFRESEAIRQGGLTVSVPEAPRKAIGVMAIPAEETEETVLTALQVQTAPSMSQEDFRQAVRIARRFRARQAGPRAPRTSNWVLEATPEVANRLVTKGRVLLGWTSCVVRDYVDADRCFRCLGFGHSAVSCRKRALTCAWCAGDGHPAATCPAREAPPCCINCREAGFEAAHRALDGACPFYRDAIAQGRNAAMEERARLRPQLGPASSSRNG; this is encoded by the coding sequence ATGTCCGGAATCAATAAAGACGAAAAGGTGCGCACGGACACTGGGTTGCCCACGACCCAACCATCGGGAGATAGAGGAGGTAGTGCTGGAGGTGGCGTTGACACCTCGCACGTGAACGAAGCGTCGGCGGCGAGCAGGACCAGTTCTATGGGTCCTCCTGCTTCGCCAGGAATGAAGAGAACGGCAGTCCGTTCAGAGGGTGAGTCGGCTGGCGGCTCGTCAGCAGCTGAGTCCTGCGTCTCAGCGGGTCGGCCAGGCCCAGCGTCTTCGAAGGGCCCGTCGATCAGGGCGAAGAAGGCGCCAGCAAGGAAGAGGCAGGCGTTTCGTGGTGTATCGGCGTCGCACCGACCGTGCTCGCAGTCTGATGGGGCTGTCTCCGATGCGAGCGTGTCGGAAGCCGGTATGGACGCAGACGGTAGTGAGACGGAGACCCCGTGGCCTTCAGGACCGCAGCAGCCCCGCCCTTCTGGCGAGGCAGAGGTTGTCCCAGCCCCGGCCTCGGATGCTCGGCCTAATGCCACGTGGGAGACCGTTCGGCGAAAGAAGGCGTCGAAAAAGAAGAAGGGCGGAGCGAGGCCTGAGCAGCGTTCGCGCTCGGCCCCGCGTCAGACGCCAGCTGGACCAGCTGCTCCAGCGGCAGCGCCGGCCCCGACGACGGTGGAGCTTCAAGTTCCGTCAACCGCGTTCGGTGGCGAGGGTCCCGTGAGAAAGGTCAACGTGACGGAGCTGGTAGCCCGGGCAGAGCAGCTTGCGAAAGAGGTCCGGGACTTTACGAAAGACCCGGCGAATCGGATAAATAAGAGCGTCGCTTCGTTTATCGAGGACAGGTTTTCGGGGGTCCTATCCCTCCTTGTAGCGGCTACGGGAAAGATAGAGGGACTAAGGGGGGAGTGCTTCGGCTTGCGATTTGCGCACGGTGCGCTGTTGCGGCGGGTCGGCGCACCTGCGGGTAGCGGCCGCCAGGACCCGCGCCCTGAGGCGATCGCGGCGCCAGCGGCGCCCGCGGCACCCGGGCGTGCGAGGACTTTCGCTGAGGCTGCCGGCGGAGCGTTGCCACCCCCGGGGGGAGCGGTGCCCCGGCCGGTGGAGCCGGGGGCTTTCCCTCGACGACGCCCGGTGCGGCGGGAGCCGCGGGTCCCTGAGCACGCTGTGCTCATTAAAGCGGCGGAGGGGCCAATGGAGCCGGCCCAGGTTAAAGAGAGGTTGAAAACGCTGGTCAACCCAGGGTCGGCTTCGGTTTGTGTAGTCGGGGTCAGAACCGTACGAGGTGGAGTATTGGTCGAAACGAGCAAGGAAGAAGAGCTGAACTTCTTCCGCGAGAGCGAGGCCATCCGCCAGGGAGGCCTCACTGTTTCGGTTCCGGAGGCTCCCAGGAAGGCCATCGGGGTTATGGCGATACCTGCTGAGGAAACGGAGGAGACGGTCTTGACCGCGCTCCAGGTCCAGACCGCCCCGAGTATGAGTCAGGAGGACTTCCGCCAGGCCGTCAGAATAGCGCGAAGGTTCCGAGCGAGGCAGGCGGGGCCACGGGCGCCAAGAACGTCCAACTGGGTGTTGGAGGCCACCCCGGAGGTGGCGAACAGACTGGTGACGAAGGGTCGTGTACTCCTTGGGTGGACCTCATGTGTGGTCCGGGACTACGTGGACGCCGACCGCTGTTTCCGGTGCCTTGGGTTCGGTCACTCGGCGGTGTCCTGTAGAAAGCGAGCGCTAACTTGCGCTTGGTGTGCGGGGGATGGACACCCCGCGGCGACGTGCCCAGCTAGGGAGGCGCCTCCTTGCTGTATCAACTGCAGGGAGGCGGGCTTCGAGGCCGCCCATAGGGCGTTAGATGGGGCGTGCCCGTTCTACCGGGACGCGATCGCCCAAGGGCGAAATGCGGCTATGGAGGAGCGGGCCCGCCTGCGGCCTCAGTTGGGTCCCGCCTCGAGCAGCAGGAATGGCTGA